One genomic window of Bos taurus isolate L1 Dominette 01449 registration number 42190680 breed Hereford chromosome Y, ARS-UCD2.0, whole genome shotgun sequence includes the following:
- the LOC132344484 gene encoding melanoma antigen preferentially expressed in tumors-like isoform X1, whose product MWPKLPQRMYLQDSFQRRFFRMNVQAPPRLLELGAQCLLRNEALAIMALEELPIELFPPLFMEAFAGRHTEALKAMVQAWPFPCLPLGALMQDHQPHLDTFQAALDGLDVLLAQEVRPRRWKLQVLDLRRKTHQDFWTLWSGMKVSVCSLLEPEPAQPMQKRCRVEAQAGLKPEQAPVEVLVDLCIKEDTLDETLSYLLKKAKKRGKLLHIRCQKLRIFTMPMKSIRKILKVVQLDSIQDLEVDCIWKLATLSRFLPHLGRMGNLRRLLLSRIHILPHTTPDQENCVNQLSAQFLNLPHLQELYLDSISFLEGRLHQVLRCLNTPLETLSITNCLISESDLTYLSQYPSVSLLKDLGLSGVNLTSLNLESLQVLIERTSATLQELDLDECGIMDSQFSALLPSLSGCSQLTTFSFCGNPISMAVLESLLHHTMGLSKLSHVLYPAPLESYEDVHGTLHLGLLAQLHARLKQLLCKSGRSSMFWVSASPCPHCGDQILYDTEPILCPCYLPD is encoded by the exons ATGTGGCCCAAACTCCCCCAACGAATGTACCTTCag GACTCATTCCAGAGGAGGTTCTTCAGGATGAACGTCCAGGCCCCACCCCGACTCCTGGAGCTGGGCGCACAGTGCCTGCTGCGCAATGAGGCCTTGGCCATCATGGCTCTGGAGGAGCTGCCCATCGAGCTCTTTCCACCACTGTTTATGGAGGCCTTTGCTGGAAGGCACACAGAGGCCCTGAAGGCGATGGTGCAGGCCTggcccttcccctgcctcccactgGGGGCCCTGATGCAAGACCACCAGCCTCATCTGGACACCTTCCAGGCAGCACTCGATGGTCTGGATGTCCTGCTTGCTCAGGAGGTCCGCCCCAG GCGGTGGAAGCTGCAGGTGCTGGACTTGCGCCGGAAAACCCACCAGGACTTCTGGACCCTGTGGTCCGGGATGAAGGTCAGTGTTTGCTCACTGCTGGAGCCTGAGCCAGCCCAACCAATGCAGAAGAGGTGCAGGGTGGAGGCGCAGGCGGGGCTGAAGCCAGAGCAGGCCCCTGTGGAGGTGCTGGTCGACCTGTGCATCAAGGAGGACACTCTGGATGAGACCCTCAGCTACCTGCTGAAGAAGGCCAAGAAGAGGGGGAAGCTGCTGCACATCCGCTGCCAGAAGCTGAGGATCTTCACCATGCCCATGAAGagcatcaggaagatcctgaaggtggtgcagctggacTCCATTCAGGACCTGGAGGTCGACTGCATCTGGAAGCTGGCCACGCTGAGCAGGTTCCTGCCGCACCTGGGCCGGATGGGCAACCTGCGCCGGCTGCTGCTGTCTCGCATCCACATATTGCCACATACCACCCCGGACCAGGAGAACTGCGTCAACCAGCTCAGTGCACAGTTCCTGAACCTGCCCCACCTGCAGGAGCTCTACCTGGACTCCATCTCCTTCCTCGAGGGCCGCCTGCACCAGGTGCTCAG GTGCCTGAACACCCCTCTGGAGACCCTGTCGATCACCAATTGCCTGATTTCGGAGTCAGACCTGACATACCTGTCGCAGTACCCGAGTGTCAGCCTGCTGAAGGACCTTGGCCTCAGCGGGGTCAACCTGACCAGCCTCAACTTGGAGTCCCTGCAGGTCCTGATTGAGAGGACCTCAGCCACCCTGCAGGAACTGGACCTGGATGAGTGCGGCATCATGGACTCTCAGTTCAGTGCCCTCTTACCCTCCCTGAGCGGCTGCTCCCAGCTCACCACCTTCAGCTTCTGTGGCAACCCTATCTCTATGGCTGTGCTGGAGAGCCTGCTGCACCACACCATGGGGCTGAGTAAGCTGAGCCACGTGCTGTACCCTGCACCCCTGGAGAGCTATGAGGATGTGCATGGCACCCTGCACCTGGGCCTTCTGGCTCAGCTGCATGCCCGGCTCAAGCAGCTTCTGTGCAAGTCTGGGCGGTCCAGCATGTTCTGGGTCAGCGCCAGCCCCTGTCCACACTGCGGTGACCAGATCCTCTATGACACCGAGCCCATCCTGTGCCCCTGCTACTTGCCCGACTAG
- the LOC132344484 gene encoding melanoma antigen preferentially expressed in tumors-like isoform X2: MNVQAPPRLLELGAQCLLRNEALAIMALEELPIELFPPLFMEAFAGRHTEALKAMVQAWPFPCLPLGALMQDHQPHLDTFQAALDGLDVLLAQEVRPRRWKLQVLDLRRKTHQDFWTLWSGMKVSVCSLLEPEPAQPMQKRCRVEAQAGLKPEQAPVEVLVDLCIKEDTLDETLSYLLKKAKKRGKLLHIRCQKLRIFTMPMKSIRKILKVVQLDSIQDLEVDCIWKLATLSRFLPHLGRMGNLRRLLLSRIHILPHTTPDQENCVNQLSAQFLNLPHLQELYLDSISFLEGRLHQVLRCLNTPLETLSITNCLISESDLTYLSQYPSVSLLKDLGLSGVNLTSLNLESLQVLIERTSATLQELDLDECGIMDSQFSALLPSLSGCSQLTTFSFCGNPISMAVLESLLHHTMGLSKLSHVLYPAPLESYEDVHGTLHLGLLAQLHARLKQLLCKSGRSSMFWVSASPCPHCGDQILYDTEPILCPCYLPD, translated from the exons ATGAACGTCCAGGCCCCACCCCGACTCCTGGAGCTGGGCGCACAGTGCCTGCTGCGCAATGAGGCCTTGGCCATCATGGCTCTGGAGGAGCTGCCCATCGAGCTCTTTCCACCACTGTTTATGGAGGCCTTTGCTGGAAGGCACACAGAGGCCCTGAAGGCGATGGTGCAGGCCTggcccttcccctgcctcccactgGGGGCCCTGATGCAAGACCACCAGCCTCATCTGGACACCTTCCAGGCAGCACTCGATGGTCTGGATGTCCTGCTTGCTCAGGAGGTCCGCCCCAG GCGGTGGAAGCTGCAGGTGCTGGACTTGCGCCGGAAAACCCACCAGGACTTCTGGACCCTGTGGTCCGGGATGAAGGTCAGTGTTTGCTCACTGCTGGAGCCTGAGCCAGCCCAACCAATGCAGAAGAGGTGCAGGGTGGAGGCGCAGGCGGGGCTGAAGCCAGAGCAGGCCCCTGTGGAGGTGCTGGTCGACCTGTGCATCAAGGAGGACACTCTGGATGAGACCCTCAGCTACCTGCTGAAGAAGGCCAAGAAGAGGGGGAAGCTGCTGCACATCCGCTGCCAGAAGCTGAGGATCTTCACCATGCCCATGAAGagcatcaggaagatcctgaaggtggtgcagctggacTCCATTCAGGACCTGGAGGTCGACTGCATCTGGAAGCTGGCCACGCTGAGCAGGTTCCTGCCGCACCTGGGCCGGATGGGCAACCTGCGCCGGCTGCTGCTGTCTCGCATCCACATATTGCCACATACCACCCCGGACCAGGAGAACTGCGTCAACCAGCTCAGTGCACAGTTCCTGAACCTGCCCCACCTGCAGGAGCTCTACCTGGACTCCATCTCCTTCCTCGAGGGCCGCCTGCACCAGGTGCTCAG GTGCCTGAACACCCCTCTGGAGACCCTGTCGATCACCAATTGCCTGATTTCGGAGTCAGACCTGACATACCTGTCGCAGTACCCGAGTGTCAGCCTGCTGAAGGACCTTGGCCTCAGCGGGGTCAACCTGACCAGCCTCAACTTGGAGTCCCTGCAGGTCCTGATTGAGAGGACCTCAGCCACCCTGCAGGAACTGGACCTGGATGAGTGCGGCATCATGGACTCTCAGTTCAGTGCCCTCTTACCCTCCCTGAGCGGCTGCTCCCAGCTCACCACCTTCAGCTTCTGTGGCAACCCTATCTCTATGGCTGTGCTGGAGAGCCTGCTGCACCACACCATGGGGCTGAGTAAGCTGAGCCACGTGCTGTACCCTGCACCCCTGGAGAGCTATGAGGATGTGCATGGCACCCTGCACCTGGGCCTTCTGGCTCAGCTGCATGCCCGGCTCAAGCAGCTTCTGTGCAAGTCTGGGCGGTCCAGCATGTTCTGGGTCAGCGCCAGCCCCTGTCCACACTGCGGTGACCAGATCCTCTATGACACCGAGCCCATCCTGTGCCCCTGCTACTTGCCCGACTAG